A stretch of DNA from Desmospora activa DSM 45169:
GTAGCATTTACTGTCCCACCACCATCGGTCCAATATTGCCAATAGGTATTCGCACTTGCGGGTTCTGCAAACAAGCCAAAACTCATTAAAGCTGCAACAGATACCATCAAGATTTTCTTATACATGATTTACCTCCTAAACGATTCTAGGGGTCCCAGTGGCAGTCTGTAGCTACGCTTACTCAGGCAGACGCCACCGGGACCACTAGAGGGTAGGTGTGCCAAAGTAGAGCGAAGCTGGGTGAAGGATGTCAAACTTACCTACATAATACCGTGACTCTCGGACTGTCATCTCCTCCCTAGGTGGATTATGTAAGCGGATACATAATATTTGCTTACATTTGAAATGGCACCAATGAATCTCACTTTCTTTATCAAAAGTATATCACCTGGAATAAAGTTTGTCTATTGGCCAAACTAATATTATTGCGAAAACTTTGCTCGAATAGGCGAAACAAGTGCAATTGGTTAACAAAAACATTGCGAAGATAACTCCCCCACGAAAAAAAAGCCCAGTGAAATGAAGATCTGGTCTGTTGAAGAGATGGATAAATATTTGGTTGCAATGTAGAACGCTTATACACCTTATCTTATCTGGCATGCAGTACTGGTATACGTCAAGGGAAACTCTTAGGTTTGAAATGGTCAGATGGAAACAGTAATATCCACATCCAGCGGAGTACAAAGAAACAGTAAAGGATTCGTTGTAAAAGCTCAACCCAAGTCCTCCAACAGTCGCCGATCCGTCAATTGAGCAAGCAGAAGTGACACCCTTTTGGTTCCACGACTTATGTCATATCCATGCTACACTGATGTTAAAACAAGGGGTTCACCCCGAAATAGTATCAGAACGCTTAGGGCACACCAGTATTAGTCTAACGTTAGATACGCACTCCCACGTTATTCCAAGATGCAAAAAGATGCAGCCAAGATGTTCGATTCGATGCCGCCTAATCAGAGTAAACGATCGCTTTCACTGATAAAGGTTTGCAATACGTTTGCAAATCGGCAGTAGCGGAGTACCCCCAATTTACCCCCCAAACGCAAAAAAGCCGCTTCAATAGCGGCTTTCCTGATGGCGTGCCCTGGAGGATTCGAACCCCCGACCTTCTGATCCGTAGTCAGACGCTCTGTCCAGCTGAGCTAAGGGCACATATGATGGTGCGGACGAGAGGACTTGAACCTCCACGGTCGCAATGACCACTAGATCCTGAGTCTAGCGCGTCTGCCAATTCCGCCACGTCCGCATAATGACGCTGTTTCCAGCGTTTTACCTACGCATCTTTTTCGATACTCCGCATTAGATTCCGCTTGGCTTATCGAAAGGCTTGCAGTTGGCTATGCGCTAGTTTGGAGAAAGGTGCGCCTCGCCGTGAAGTGATGACTTTCAGCAGCGACATTATTTATTGTATTACATCACCGAGTAAAAGTCAATATCTTTTTTTGTGGCTTTTACATTTTGGAGGCGGCACCCGGATTCGAACCGGGGGTAAAGGATTTGCAGTCCTCTGCCTTACCACTTGGCTATGCCGCCATGAAGAATGAAAAGAAATCAGACGCACACAATAACTCAAGAACAACGGAGGTGATACATTTGATTCCATTAACTTCCCCATTGGAAGGCATCACTGATGACTTTATGACCATAGACCGCTTCTTCAATGATGAAGGATTTGTTCTTGGTGGTGGATATGAATATGATCACGGATATTATGATAAAGCCCTCGATTGGGAAAACGACAACGCACATCAAGCTTATCTCCGCATCCCGGTTACCGCCATCGAAGGCAGTATCGG
This window harbors:
- a CDS encoding YugN family protein; this translates as MQSSALPLGYAAMKNEKKSDAHNNSRTTEVIHLIPLTSPLEGITDDFMTIDRFFNDEGFVLGGGYEYDHGYYDKALDWENDNAHQAYLRIPVTAIEGSIGTRKATLQIGKPFVLKHEYQKGLDDHVSIGLLSGSFNQFAEPADKDADVEQKWVQRAQSELKQLENHFQNGRGGRNRTRI